The following proteins are encoded in a genomic region of Enterocloster clostridioformis:
- a CDS encoding helix-turn-helix domain-containing protein yields the protein MYAWEAIEQSLTFIEEHLTEEIYTEELANIVGLSPFYFQRLFKRLVNKPIQEYVKLRRLAKVIENLGNTEQRILDVALDYGFTSHANFTRAFKETYGITPEEYRRDLPMLNTFDKPEVSMNYVLVDEGVPLVVGNIVLEIQRKTLAEPEIYLGLETEVRISEQIPVGESTGVDVPGQLWRRYHMEKASIAANINTNVEMGMSHTQDTAQGLFTYFAGGLIQNIPHHQQEYFVKRKLAAGDYIVCRIEAENFEDLVTDALNQGGKYLFGTWLPHHNLTTEPFSAEKYYRDLKDMACMEIWVKPLPLENKR from the coding sequence ATGTACGCATGGGAAGCAATCGAACAATCCTTAACTTTTATCGAGGAACACTTAACAGAAGAAATTTATACGGAAGAACTGGCTAATATAGTTGGCCTGTCCCCTTTCTACTTTCAGCGTTTGTTCAAGCGGCTGGTAAATAAACCGATTCAGGAATATGTGAAGCTCCGCCGCCTGGCAAAGGTGATTGAAAATCTGGGTAATACCGAACAGAGAATACTTGACGTTGCCCTGGACTATGGCTTTACAAGCCATGCAAATTTTACGCGGGCCTTCAAGGAAACGTATGGAATCACACCCGAAGAGTACAGGAGAGATTTACCAATGCTCAACACATTCGACAAGCCGGAAGTCTCCATGAATTATGTCTTAGTAGATGAAGGGGTTCCGCTGGTGGTAGGAAATATCGTCTTGGAAATCCAGAGAAAAACGTTGGCGGAACCGGAAATTTACCTCGGCTTGGAAACGGAAGTTCGTATTTCTGAACAAATTCCGGTTGGTGAAAGCACAGGTGTAGACGTGCCGGGACAGCTTTGGAGACGCTATCATATGGAGAAGGCGTCAATCGCAGCAAATATCAATACAAACGTAGAAATGGGAATGTCCCATACCCAAGATACGGCACAGGGTCTTTTCACGTATTTTGCGGGTGGTCTTATTCAAAATATCCCGCATCATCAGCAGGAATACTTTGTAAAGAGGAAACTCGCGGCAGGAGATTACATCGTTTGCAGAATCGAGGCAGAAAATTTTGAGGATTTGGTAACGGATGCCTTGAATCAGGGTGGAAAATACCTTTTCGGTACATGGCTGCCGCATCACAACTTAACAACGGAGCCTTTCTCAGCAGAAAAGTATTATCGTGACCTAAAAGATATGGCCTGTATGGAAATTTGGGTCAAGCCCTTACCGTTGGAAAATAAAAGATAG
- a CDS encoding TetR/AcrR family transcriptional regulator, whose protein sequence is MPRFTEKEKAFISDKLLAEGEKLFSLHGLKKVTVDDLAVAANISKGSFYAFYPSKEHLYIEINFQLQQKLFENIETVVKKKHYPTQKALTKDVIMMSLTGIITSPILSQIDLSIMDYLQRKLSPDIFSNHMYNDIRILEMLQQMGVQFTVPHTVLIKSLYSVLTCLEQFREDEELEQIQTLLVDGIVEQVVKK, encoded by the coding sequence GTGCCGCGCTTTACTGAAAAAGAAAAAGCATTTATTAGTGATAAACTACTGGCCGAAGGCGAAAAACTTTTTTCCCTGCATGGATTAAAGAAAGTGACTGTTGATGATTTAGCTGTTGCCGCCAATATTTCCAAAGGCTCCTTTTATGCGTTTTATCCCAGCAAGGAACACCTGTATATCGAAATCAACTTTCAATTACAGCAGAAACTTTTTGAAAATATTGAAACAGTGGTGAAGAAGAAGCATTATCCTACGCAAAAGGCTTTAACCAAAGACGTCATTATGATGAGTCTTACCGGAATCATTACTTCTCCCATCCTGTCGCAGATTGATTTATCCATAATGGATTATCTGCAACGGAAGTTGTCCCCTGATATTTTCAGTAATCATATGTACAATGATATCCGCATATTGGAAATGTTGCAGCAAATGGGAGTACAGTTTACCGTTCCTCATACTGTATTGATTAAATCTCTATATTCTGTGTTGACCTGCCTGGAGCAGTTCAGGGAAGATGAAGAATTAGAACAGATACAAACACTTTTAGTTGATGGTATCGTGGAACAGGTTGTTAAAAAATAG
- a CDS encoding ABC transporter ATP-binding protein: MIEVNKLCFSYTNKPFVENVSFHVGRGEIFGFLGPSGAGKSTIQKVLTGLNTRYKGSVKVAGTEIRERTNRFYERIGVDFEFSTCYEKFTARENLKYFGSLYDRPLRSTEELLRMVGLENDGDKKVSDFSKGMRSRLNFIKALVHNPDILFLDEPTSGLDPTNSRLMKDIILAEKKRGKTIIITTHNMFDATELCDQVAFIVSGKVSALDTPHNLIMSRGAAKIRYAYFENGEKTGECMLTQTADDKRLNELIRSNSLRSVHSSEPTLNDIFVDITGRTLQ; encoded by the coding sequence ATGATTGAAGTCAACAAATTATGTTTCAGCTACACAAACAAGCCTTTTGTCGAAAATGTGAGTTTTCACGTAGGACGGGGGGAAATCTTCGGTTTTCTGGGGCCATCAGGCGCCGGTAAATCAACCATACAAAAAGTCCTGACCGGTCTTAACACAAGATATAAAGGGAGTGTCAAAGTAGCTGGAACGGAAATCCGCGAAAGGACTAACAGATTTTACGAGCGTATCGGCGTTGATTTTGAGTTTTCCACCTGTTATGAGAAATTCACCGCACGCGAAAATCTGAAATACTTTGGTTCCCTGTATGACCGGCCGCTCCGTTCCACTGAAGAACTTTTAAGAATGGTGGGGCTGGAAAATGACGGTGATAAAAAGGTTTCCGATTTTTCAAAAGGTATGCGTTCCAGGCTGAACTTTATAAAAGCCCTGGTCCACAATCCGGATATTCTTTTTCTTGATGAACCCACCAGCGGCCTTGATCCTACCAACAGCAGGCTCATGAAAGATATTATCCTTGCCGAGAAAAAACGCGGGAAGACGATTATTATTACCACGCACAATATGTTTGACGCAACTGAACTGTGCGATCAGGTTGCTTTTATCGTATCAGGAAAGGTCAGCGCCCTGGATACCCCTCATAATCTTATCATGTCAAGAGGTGCCGCTAAAATCCGGTACGCCTATTTTGAAAATGGAGAAAAGACGGGTGAATGCATGCTTACACAAACTGCGGATGATAAACGGCTAAATGAACTTATCCGAAGCAATAGTCTTCGCTCTGTCCACAGCAGTGAGCCGACATTAAATGATATTTTCGTGGATATAACAGGGAGGACGCTGCAATGA
- a CDS encoding cysteine hydrolase family protein has protein sequence MNTALVIIDIQNDYFPQGKCELFQSEQALKVTKRLLEHFRERKLPIFYVQHISSEGAAFFLPNTKGVQLHKEIEPLSSEYIIVKHTPNSFHETTLQEKLTSLSIKNLVMCGMMTHMCVDTTVRAAKDLGHLVTLISDACATKDLEWNGRKLPASLINDVYMASLNGKFATVMSSTDYLL, from the coding sequence ATGAATACTGCATTAGTAATAATTGACATTCAAAATGACTATTTTCCACAAGGGAAATGTGAGCTTTTTCAATCAGAACAGGCACTAAAGGTCACAAAAAGATTGCTGGAACATTTTAGAGAAAGGAAACTCCCCATTTTTTATGTACAACACATATCATCAGAGGGCGCAGCTTTTTTTCTTCCAAATACGAAAGGCGTTCAACTTCACAAGGAGATAGAACCTTTAAGTTCAGAATATATTATTGTAAAGCATACGCCTAATAGCTTTCATGAAACAACATTGCAAGAAAAATTAACCTCATTGTCAATAAAAAATTTGGTAATGTGTGGTATGATGACACATATGTGTGTAGATACGACTGTGAGAGCAGCAAAAGACCTTGGTCATTTGGTTACTCTCATATCTGACGCTTGTGCAACAAAAGACCTAGAATGGAACGGCCGAAAGCTGCCTGCAAGTCTTATCAATGATGTATACATGGCTTCACTGAATGGTAAATTTGCAACGGTTATGTCAAGTACAGATTATTTGCTGTAA
- a CDS encoding winged helix-turn-helix transcriptional regulator, with the protein MKIRSEFTCPLELVHDMVKGKWKLIIIFNLRKGSCSFSGLLHSIEGISQKMLLEQLNELKQFGLVEKKSYAGYPLKVTYFLTAMGLKMLSAIEIMQGIGIEYMVKHGMSEILDEKGICY; encoded by the coding sequence TTGAAAATTCGCAGCGAATTTACTTGTCCGTTAGAATTGGTTCACGATATGGTAAAGGGCAAATGGAAACTTATTATAATTTTTAATTTGAGGAAAGGCTCTTGCTCATTTTCTGGTTTGTTACATAGCATTGAGGGAATAAGTCAAAAAATGCTTTTGGAGCAACTGAATGAATTAAAACAGTTTGGCTTGGTCGAGAAAAAATCCTACGCTGGTTATCCTCTCAAAGTAACATATTTTCTAACCGCTATGGGCCTAAAAATGCTATCAGCGATTGAGATAATGCAAGGCATTGGTATAGAATATATGGTAAAACACGGAATGTCAGAAATTCTTGATGAAAAAGGAATTTGTTATTGA
- a CDS encoding pyridoxamine 5'-phosphate oxidase family protein has product MKKISREAEQIMIERFGKDTIIALATTENETPYVRYVNAYYENGAFYIITYALSNKMKHIKDNPVVAIAGEWFTAHGKGVSLGYFGKKENCIIAEKLKNVFAEWIDNGHNNFDDENTVILCVELTDGLLLSHGARYEF; this is encoded by the coding sequence ATGAAAAAAATTAGTCGGGAAGCAGAACAGATAATGATTGAGCGTTTCGGAAAAGACACAATAATAGCATTGGCAACAACGGAAAATGAAACGCCTTATGTGCGATATGTAAATGCCTATTACGAAAATGGTGCATTTTATATCATTACATACGCACTCTCAAATAAAATGAAACATATAAAGGATAACCCTGTTGTTGCAATCGCCGGCGAGTGGTTTACAGCGCATGGGAAAGGCGTCAGCCTGGGGTATTTCGGAAAAAAAGAGAATTGTATAATTGCTGAAAAGCTGAAAAATGTCTTTGCGGAGTGGATTGATAATGGACATAATAATTTCGATGATGAAAATACCGTTATTCTATGTGTAGAATTAACAGATGGCCTGTTACTCTCGCATGGTGCTAGATATGAGTTTTAG
- a CDS encoding inositol monophosphatase family protein: protein MDIQKIISLVTKTQGLIKNREMAAHVKEKGLADYVTQVDIAVQNFLKKELFALAPNIQFLGEETGLQEIKGDSFWILDPVDGTTNLMHDYQHSVVSLALCRQGEIVMGIVYDPFREEVFSAIKGKGSFLNGHPIHVSNAEKLSDTMIGLGTAKRELADENFARFRRVFGQCQDVRRIGSAALELAYTACGRQGGYFEIYLNPWDYAAGMLLIQEAGGQVTDFMGKPLDPKKGSSVAGTNGCIHVELLKLL, encoded by the coding sequence ATGGATATTCAGAAAATTATCAGCTTAGTAACAAAGACGCAGGGGTTAATAAAGAACCGTGAAATGGCCGCTCATGTGAAGGAGAAGGGTCTTGCAGACTATGTAACGCAGGTAGATATTGCCGTGCAAAATTTCTTAAAGAAGGAACTGTTTGCCCTTGCACCGAATATTCAATTTCTTGGAGAGGAAACCGGATTACAGGAAATAAAAGGGGATAGCTTTTGGATTTTAGACCCGGTTGACGGGACTACAAACCTTATGCACGACTATCAGCACAGCGTTGTATCTTTAGCCCTCTGCCGCCAGGGGGAAATTGTTATGGGAATTGTATACGATCCCTTCCGTGAAGAAGTGTTTTCAGCGATTAAGGGAAAGGGCAGTTTTCTAAATGGACACCCCATACATGTATCAAACGCAGAAAAACTATCCGATACAATGATTGGGCTGGGAACAGCAAAAAGAGAGCTGGCCGATGAAAACTTTGCCCGGTTCCGCAGGGTGTTTGGTCAGTGCCAGGATGTCCGCAGGATTGGATCTGCCGCTCTGGAACTGGCATATACCGCCTGCGGCAGACAGGGAGGCTATTTCGAGATATACCTTAATCCCTGGGATTATGCTGCCGGTATGCTTTTAATTCAGGAGGCTGGCGGTCAGGTAACTGATTTTATGGGGAAACCGCTTGATCCGAAAAAGGGCAGCAGCGTAGCGGGAACAAACGGATGTATTCATGTTGAGCTGTTAAAGCTGCTGTAA